The sequence CCAGCTGCTTCAGGCTGAATTAGTTTGATTCCGATGAGCTGAAGCCGCTTCGGGCTTCAGGTCTCCTCTAAACcagaccagcagcagcatgaagACCCAtcatgatgaagatgaaggaaacagagaagaagaCTTACTGTGAAGGTTTCAGCAGAGCGGCGgcgctggttctggttctgctcctaTGCTGCAGCCTGAAGCTGATCCAGGAAGGTGGGGCAGCGGGAGGAACCAGGAAATTTGGAGACGCTGTTCGGATTCGGATCAGACACCCATCAGAACCGGTCGGACGCTCTCCTCTGCTGTTTGACTCAGCGGAGSYTGTCCCCCCGGCCGGTCCGCTTCACATCTGGACCTGGGATCGAACTGGCTCTGTCAGCTCTTCTCCTGCAGGATTCAGATTCTGAATCTGGACCAGGAATCTGGTTTCCCCTTTAAACCGAACTGTCTGTGAGGTTAAAGCTGTacttttattaatttggtgGACCGGCTGCAGTATACGCTGCTggagactgaaaataaattaattggtCACAAGTAACTAAATGAagtttatcaaaattatttgatcTGCATTTGTTTAACTTGACTTCTTAAAGGAGCAGCATYgtgttttccagccacatcgACATTCACAATCAAtaactgtgttaccttcagttataaaatgcttcatatgtcaaatatgacttaaataacatttaattcctaatttaactccttgaaattgagcctctgtctctttaaaaaatcctgctctttctgaagctccgcctcaaGGAAGTCAtctcaacatggctcctctgttaaccctttaaagtttttaccagcCATGCTCTgtgcagcagctcctataatgagctcaYcagatgtttgctaattgctgctgactagtctgaaggagctgagtggcRgaggagctgcgcctcgaagtTGGGGCTAAGCCCACTCAggtgttttaaaagttgaatggttgccatggagattaaaggatttctcaaacatcaaaacattaatacatgatttaaagataaaatgattttacataaaactgcccGTTTAATAAACTTCATAAATTAACTTGATTACTTGTGACCAGTTAACATAGTATATATACTTAAGTTGAATCAGTTGTTCATTATTTTCAGTGCAGGCTGACCATGCCTCCCTTTGCTACTctctcctactactctccagTTATTCATTGTTAACAGCTTTATCTTTTCTCTCCAGACTCAGGAGGCAGGTCAACTTTAATACTTTGACCTAAAACCCTGGAACGTAACTGAACCCAAACCATCAAGAACTGAGAGCACTGGGAGCATTGGGAGGTATAATGACAACTGGTGatcagaggaaataaaactccttcaaagtaaaagtgaaCAGAAGTTGATCAGCAGACGTATCCGCCCATGTTCCTCTCATTTCCCTGTTCCAATCAGAAACAGTGAGATAAACCAGCCTAAAATCAGACTGacttttaaaagggaaaaatctgaaaagtgtgacatgcatCTAAATTCAGCCCAGACCAGTCCATCCTTCTAACTCTTGTACAGCAGGTCTCTCAGGTTTTCCTCTTTGAGCTGATTTGATGCTTTCTTGGGTTTTGTTGTGAGACTGAAACTGTCCGGTTCTTCTTCATCTGCTCCacattcacttcctgtttgtttttgctgacaTCCTCTCTATTTCCTGTCATGTTTTTCCATCAGActcagacttttaaaaataaatcaagtcaAACTGATTTCCAGACTTCAGCAGGACTTTGGCTCTAAMGGCCGGGAGTTATGGCTGAAGGCGGTCCGGTAGCRCGACCATCAGGCCGTMTTCATCAAGACCAATATTAAGCTTCATATCaagcttgaaatatttattgYTCATCCTAAAGTTGTTACAAATCCTCTTCTGCCGAGAGAAACCTGACCTTMTCCTTCctccatgaaaacaaaaagctgtgtttttcagaaatgtgtttttcagaatGTGGGTCAAAGGAAAAAAGACAGGAATATGAAATTATGACAGTTTTTATTGATTCAAAGTATTAgtggaaatgaatgaaatgttaACTTTGGTAAAAACACCAGAGAACTGTTCAGATGGGACTGCTATGTATGCTGtaaccagcagggggagccacAGTCCGGAAAACCCTCCTCAGCAAGACGAAAACAGGATCTTTTACTCTATATggacaatgtggaaaaaatctTTACATTGGAGTTAATAATCTGTGTCGACATTGCTTTAATCGATAAAATAAATWGTTTGATCATTTACAGCTTAAATTTAACTCATTAACTCTCAGCGACTCCTGAAGAAATCCTGCTGGTTggaacataataataataataataataataataataataataataataataatctgttaGTCATTTTTGATAGATTGTGGAGTTTCTGTCTGTTCTGTCTGCTAtgtggatggatgaacagaatCATTTCTTTCATGCACAGATGAAAGAAAGTGCTGTCGGGTTATGTTGGACTCAGACTGATGATTGGACCTTTCTGGGCTGAAACCAGCTGGTCAGAACCTTTTTCACCTCGTTGGACTGAACTCCGTAGATGATGGGGTTCAGGCTGCAGGGGATGATGTGGTACAAGATGATGGCcatcttcctctcctctgcGTACTGCGGGAAGCGGTGCAGAGCAATGCTCACCTTCCCGCTGGTGAACATGATGATGTAGACGATGAGGTGTGTGCTGCAGGTCCGTAAGGCTTTACTGTTGAGGGATTTGCACAACCAGAACCAAGGCCGACCCCAGGCAGAGACGGTCAGCTTCACCACCATCCTGTTGGTCATTATCACAGAGTAACGCAGGGGATTACAGATGGCAACATATCTGTYGAAGGCCATGATCATCAGCACCGTCTGTGTTGAGGTGCCAAACGTGTGGACCAGGAAAGCCTGAACCACACACTGATGGTACCCGATGAGGCGCTCAGCCGGCGGCATCAGGATGTCCGACATGACTCGAGGCAACACAAGACAATTTCCTAAAATATCCTTGAATGCCAGGTTGCAGAACAGCAGAAACATGGGCTGATGGATGTTTCTGTCAACTAAGATCAAGAGGATCATGCCAGCATTGGTGACCAGAacaaacaggaaggaggagaagaagaagaagaacaaaggGAGCCTGGAGGACCTGGTGACCATCAGCCCCTCCAGCTGCAGCGTAAAGATGTTGAAGGTGGAGTTTTCCATTCACCTGGAACAGAGCACGTTCACACACATTCAACATGTTCTCAAATAAACTCAACAGTTCAATCATCCAATTTAAACGAAACAATAAATCTATGAGTTGCAGGTTATCGTTTCATGAACCAGTTAGAGAAGCTGGTACCTGCTGGTTTCCAGTGGATCCAAACCCAACCAATCATCTGGCAGCAGACACAGCCTGGGATCCTTTTTTTATCAGAGTCTATTCAACAGAGAGAGATGCATCAAAATGGTTCCCATagaaactgtcacaacataaagTTACCATGTAGAGGAAAACAACGACGTCGTCAGACTCAAGGTTCAGTCTCACAATCTGCTGCGAttctaaaacaataaacttcATCATATCGTTTTCCAGAGTACATTTTATTACTCCTTTGACCCAAAAAGAGCCTTCAGAATCCAATTTATGGAAGACGAACCAAACAGCAGAACTCTCTGACTGCAAATAGGAAACTGGTAGCACCAACCTGCTGGAAcccagaggaaggaaaacaatgatCTATGTCATTTCTGAACACTTTACTCCAAACCTGTTTATTGAGGacacattaaaaagttttatttgatgaaatctgaatttgttttgtgtCGTTGTTCATAATGTAAGTGGAGGAGTTCCGGTTATGCTgtgtgctcttattttgaaaggtgaGGCTCTGTTGTGGTAGCCATGTTGGCCCTGAATGGCTTGTATTCCTCGTGCTGGAGACYGGAAGAAGGGAAGTTTGTGATCAAASGGAGACGAGTTCCCGTACTTCAGAGCTATTTCAACTCTTATTGTCCTATTGAACACGTCTGAAACTCACATCCCACATGCAACAYACTACTGAATGATAGTAGGCCACAGGCCGCAGCGCTCTATTTATGGCAGTAAAGATGGTTGTCATCTCTGATGGATTGTAAAGTTTCTGAGAGCGACAGCACAGTCAGCAGCTGGTCGGTAGATGAAGGAAGCTGAtaaaagctaacagctaacagcaACGGCCTTTAGTGGAGCATTGACTGCAGTTTCTGAACYGGTTTTGATCCGGTACTGTTTGGATGTGGACCCGGACCAGGAGCAGTCAGTTGGGATGTGATGCATTCACTGACTCAGACTGCTTTCATCTCTTCATTATCAGATTGACCGTCTTTCTTCRTCTGCTGTCTTGCGTTAACAACRGAAAAGTCAGATAAAATGTGGCATGACTGCAGACGCTTTGAAAAcatatgaaataattatttaacctATAAATAAGTTTAGTTGAGCAATGATGCAACCTTCCTGGTTGATTTCTGTTGCTATGACCACAGAGTTGACGTTGCCTCTCTAATGAATGGACGTCTTCATAAAACTGACAAAGCTGGAAGTCTGTCGCCACTCTGTCCATTAAATcaagaggaaggaagaaaactctggtaatatttacagtttttaatttcatttaattaaattgttcCAAGAACTTATTTGGTGCTTCTGTTTCAGACTGATGGAAAATTTCACCTTCAACAGCTTCACTCTGCAGATGGAAGGGATAAAAGTGACTCCAACATCGATGTatcctctctttttcttcttcctctYCATCTATCTGTTCATTATGATATCTAATGTGGGGATTGTGATCCTAATTTGCATGGACAGAAGCCTCCATCAGCCCATGTACCTGCTCTTCTGTAACCTGCCGTTTAACGATATTCTTGGTAACTCGTACATGGTTCCCCGCCTGATGTCGGATATCTTACTGCCGCCGGCTGAGCGCCTCATCASTTACTATGAGTGTGTTGTTCAGGCTTTCTGTTCTCACATTTTTGGCACTGCTTCCCACACGGTGCTGATGATCATGGCCTTCGACAGATATGTTGCCATCTGTAATCCTCTGCGTTACTCTGTGATAATGACCAGCAGGATGGTGGTGAAGCTGACCGTCTCTGCCTGGGGGTCGGCCTTGGTTCTGGTCGGGATTCTGCTGGGCCTGACTGTCCGTTTGAGCCGCTGCAGGACTCTGATCACCAACCCGTACTGTGACAATGCCTCGCTGTTCAAGCTGTCCTGTGAGAGCGTGGTGATCAATAACATCTATGGCCTGACCTTCACCGTGGTTCTGCTGACAGCCTCCATCAGCAGCATCGTCCTCACCTACGCCCGGATCACCATGGTTTGTCTGACCAGCAGGAACAAGTCTGTGAACAGCAAAGCCCTGAAGACCTGCAGCACACACCTCTTCATCTACATGatcatgtttgtgtgtggaaaGTTTCACATTGTGGTCCATCGCTTCCCTCAGTTCGTAGACCAAAGGAAACTGGTAGCCATCTTGTTCCACATCATCCCCGGCAGCCTGAACCCCGTCATCTATGGAGCTCAGTCCAAAGAGATCAAGAAACTCCTGTCGAGGTTGTTCCGGTCCAGACAAGTTCTGTCATCGTGATGATGAATATCCAAACTCCAAATCAAGTTCTCAttctgttttcaaacatttcttacatgtactttatattttctgtatttggatgttttaaacatctgatcCAGACAAATATTACAATGTTCTGCTGTCATTGCACCAAGCTGAattttgttcataaatattcatgtttaagTCTTTGAAAATACTAatatgaaattatgtttttgttcataagctaatttattttctttgatatACAAGAAAATTAWGtggaaaatctgatttcaaaataaagttcctaattgatgaacaaaaaacaaaggaacagTCCTTGTTCTCAGATTCGTTAACAGAAAGTTCATGAAGGGTAATTTTTTAAtcagcttattttttttgttgctttcttgtcttattttttggattaactgacAATGGTGTCATGTGTCCCTAAACTAGTTCTTCATTTCATAATTAAGATATAATTTATTTGGCTATGTGCATTTCTGGTGGATGATTTTCATTTATACAGAACTGTTTTTGTAAATCAGACTGATTTGACTGATTTAGATTTCTGCCTCCAAACTCTGCAAAGCCCTGCTGAAGATCTAAATATTTGGTTCTAGATGGTCCAACATCATCATTGATTCTGYCTTCTCTTAGCTCAACCCTCAGGTTTTAGACGTTATTCAGTTGCAAGGACAGAGATAGCCATAGAAGAAATGTgattatgttttagtttataaaccTGCTGAAAACCTGAACCATCGAGTCCACCAGATTAGTGTTCAGGATTTCCCAGTATTTTCAGGTTTAAAATCAGAATCNNNNNNNNNNNNNNNNNNNNNNNNNNNNNNNNNNNNNNNNNNNNNNNNNNNNNNNNNNNNNNNNNNNNNNNNNNNNNNNNNNNNNNNNNNNNNNNNNNNNNNNNNNNNNNNNNNNNNNNNNNNNNNNNNNNNNNNNNNNNNNNNNNNNNNNNNNNNNNNNNNNNNNNNNNNNNNNNNNNNNNNNNNNNNNNNNNNNNNNNNNNNNNNNNNNNNNNNNNNNNNNNNNNNNNNNNNNNNNNNNNNNNNNNNNNNNNNNNNNNNNNNNNNNNNNNNNNNNNNNNNNNNNNNNNNNNNNNNNNNNNNNNNNNNNNNNNNNNNNNNNNNNNNNNNNNNNNNNNNNNNNNNNNNNNNNNNNNNNNNNNNNNNNNNNNNNNNNNNNNNNNNNNNNNNNNNNNNNNNNNNNNNNNNNNNNNNNNNNNNNNNNNNNNNNNNNNNNNNNNNNNNNNNNNNNNNNNNNNNNNNNNNNNNNNNNNNNNNNNNNNNNNNNNNNNNNNNNNNNNNNNNNNNNNNNNNNNNNNNNNNNNNNNNNNNNNNNNNNNNNNNNNNNNNNNNNNNNNNNNNNNNNNNNNNNNNNNNNNNNNNNNNNNNNNNNNNNNNNNNNNNNNNNNNNNNNNNNNNNNNNNNNNNNNNNNNNNNNNNNNNNNNNNNNNNNNNNNNNNNNNNNNNNNNNNNNNNNNNNNNNNNNNNNNNNNNNNNNNNNNNNNNNNNNNNNNNNNNNNNNNNNNNNNNNNNNNNNNNNNNNNNNNNNNNNNNNNNNNNNNNNNNNNNNNNNNNNNNNNNNNNNNNNNNNNNNNNNNNNNNNNNNNNNNNNNNNNNNNNNNNNNNNNNNNNNNNNNNNNNNNNNNNNNNNNNNNNNNNNNNNNNNNNNNNNNNNNNNNNNNNNNNNNNNNNNNNNNNNNNNNNNNNNNNNNNNNNNNNNNNNNNNNNNNNNNNNNNNNNNNNNNNNNNNNNNNNNNNNNNNNNNNNNNNNNNNNNNNNNNNNNNNNNNNNNNNNNNNNNNNNNNNNNNNNNNNNNNNNNNNNNNNNNNNNNNNNNNNNNNNNNNNNNNNNNNNNNNNNNNNNNNNNNNNNNNNNNNNNNNNNNNNNNNNNNNNNNNNNNNNNNNNNNNNNNNNNNNNNNNNNNNNNNNNNNNNNNNNNNNNNNNNNNNNNNNNNNNNNNNNNNNNNNNNNNNNNNNNNNNNNNNNNNNNNNNNNNNNNNNNNNNNNNNNNNNNNNNNNNNNNNNNNNNNNNNNNNNNNNNNNNNNNNNNNNNNNNNNNNNNNNGCACAGGGGacaatgttttataaattagaccgcagaataaaaaatgactCGACTCTATATGGTCACACCCAGACAAGCAAATTTATAaactgagtaaaacaaaaactttatgtCAATCCATATGTTtagcagttttaacaaattgagaacaaaatggagaaaatagcaGTAAATATGGAGATCTTCACATACAGCWGCATGCAGCAGCATGCAGTGGCTAACATGTCTTGGAAGTTGGCAAGTGAAATCAATGGTTTCTTTTGAGAGACCATTGGTTCTTTAGCTGCCTCCATACTTAAGGACCATATCTGccttcaaagaaaacatttcaagccTAATGTTCCCTAAAATGTTGTCACTAACCAAGTGGTAGCAGAGCAGCCACTTGGTTAGTGAGCCAGAAAACTCCAATTGAGAGAGAGACCAAACCGAGTGACAACGATGCTTTCAGACCCAGATATCCTTCTGAAAGAATTTAAGATTAGCAGAGCTTTCAACTCTTCTCCCTGGATTAGGAAACTTGCTCCAAGAATGAAACATCCACTAGACATTAAGAAGTTAACAGGGCATAACGTAGCATTCGTGCTAACATGGCGATTCTAATTCTGTTCAATTTGCACACTCTGAACTTAGTAAAAGAGCTTTTGGTTTGGAGCAAGCTGCAGAATGActaaaaaaatagctaaattaatttaattgaacCCTTTTGAATCAAAATTAAATCCTTGAGGTAAATTCCATAAAATGCAACTCTTCCCTTTATATTCCTTGTAATCTTG comes from Poecilia reticulata strain Guanapo unplaced genomic scaffold, Guppy_female_1.0+MT scaffold_131, whole genome shotgun sequence and encodes:
- the LOC103459931 gene encoding putative olfactory receptor 52L2 gives rise to the protein MENSTFNIFTLQLEGLMVTRSSRLPLFFFFFSSFLFVLVTNAGMILLILVDRNIHQPMFLLFCNLAFKDILGNCLVLPRVMSDILMPPAERLIGYHQCVVQAFLVHTFGTSTQTVLMIMAFBRYVAICNPLRYSVIMTNRMVVKLTVSAWGRPWFWLCKSLNSKALRTCSTHLIVYIIMFTSGKVSIALHRFPQYAEERKMAIILYHIIPCSLNPIIYGVQSNEVKKVLTSWFQPRKVQSSV
- the LOC103459872 gene encoding olfactory receptor 52D1-like; amino-acid sequence: MENFTFNSFTLQMEGIKVTPTSMYPLFFFFLXIYLFIMISNVGIVILICMDRSLHQPMYLLFCNLPFNDILGNSYMVPRLMSDILLPPAERLIXYYECVVQAFCSHIFGTASHTVLMIMAFDRYVAICNPLRYSVIMTSRMVVKLTVSAWGSALVLVGILLGLTVRLSRCRTLITNPYCDNASLFKLSCESVVINNIYGLTFTVVLLTASISSIVLTYARITMVCLTSRNKSVNSKALKTCSTHLFIYMIMFVCGKFHIVVHRFPQFVDQRKLVAILFHIIPGSLNPVIYGAQSKEIKKLLSRLFRSRQVLSS